In a single window of the Manis pentadactyla isolate mManPen7 chromosome 14, mManPen7.hap1, whole genome shotgun sequence genome:
- the TM7SF3 gene encoding transmembrane 7 superfamily member 3 isoform X1, with protein sequence MGLLWLPVLAVLASEVRVAGGAETFRNSTEGLLEFSLGKFRYFKLARAFPEEAILRHISSNVTFLIFQIHSQYQNTTVSFFKTPLLNASATGTDRGLVFILQPEQNMSTWFLETTNAEPVLNVAIMLSYSERDPIPGGCNLEFDLDIDPNIYLEYDFFETTIKFAPANLGYARGTDPPSCDLGTGQDSRWRLQYDVYQYFLPENDLAEEDFLNHLQRMTEVPQVKANAIKVVTLTANDKTSVSFSSLRGQDVIYNVIVWDPLLNTSAAYVPAHTYACSFDAVEDNCSSLGRVSTKVFFTLLALLGLFICFFGHRFWKTELFFIGFIFVGFFFYILIARLTALKYDVRLILTAIAGSVGGIVLVAAWWRFGVLTLCMLCVGLVLGFLVSAVTFFTPLGDLKVFRDDVVFWVTFSCIAIFIPVVFMCCLRILNILTCGFTGAYSVVLAVDSYVYTGLSYITLNVLKRALNSDFRRAFTYEPFQTNDFIILAVWGMLAVSGITLQIRRERGRPSFPPHPYKLWKREKERRVTNILDPSHHVPPLRERLGGRLAQIKELFQKEQPTGERTPLLL encoded by the exons GTCTTCTTgaattttctttggggaaatttaGATACTTCAAGCTCGCCCGGGCCTTTCCAGAGGAAGCTATTTTGCGTCATATTTCCAGCAATGTgacttttcttattttccaaatacACTCACAGTATCAGAATAcaacagtttctttttttaag ACCCCCCTTCTCAATGCCTCAGCGACGGGCACCGACAGAGGCCTGGTTTTCATTCTTCAGCCAGAGCAGAACATGAGCACTTGGTTCTTGGAGACTACGAATGCTGAGCCTGTCCTAAACGTGGCCATTATGCTCTCCTACTCAGAAAGAG ATCCTATCCCCGGAGGCTGTAATTTGGAGTTTGACTTAGATATTGATCCCAACATTTACTTGGAGTATGATTTCTTTGAAACAACCATCAAATTTGCCCCAGCGAACCTAGGCTATGCAAG AGGCACAGATCCTCCATCATGTGACCTTGGGACAGGACAAGATTCTAGGTGGAGGCTGCAGTATGATGTCTATCAGTATTTTCTTCCTGAGAATGACCTTGCTGAAGAGGACTTCCTAAATCATCTGCAGAGAATGACTGAGGTACCTCAGGTGAAGGCCAATGCTATCAAG GTGGTTACTCTAACAGCTAATGACAAGACAAGTgtttccttttcctccctccgTGGACAAGATGTCATTTATAATGTCATTGTTTGGGACCCACTTCTAAATACATCTGCTGCTTATGTTCCTGCTCACACATATGCTTGCAGCTTTGATGCAGTGGAGGATAATTGTTCTTCCCTTG GAAGAGTATCTACCAAAGTGTTCTTCACTCTGCTTGCCCTGCTTGGtctcttcatttgtttctttgggCACAGATTCTGGAAAACAG AATTATTCTTCATAGGCTTTATCTTCGTGGGATTCTTCTTTTATATACTGATTGCAAGACTGACAGCTCTTAAGTATGATG TCCGTCTGATTCTGACCGCCATTGCTGGAAGCGTCGGTGGGATCGTCCTGGTGGCTGCTTGGTGGCGATTTGGAGTCCTCACGCTCTGCATGCTGTGTGTGGGCCTGGTGCTGGGGTTCCTCGTCTCGGCTGTGACTTTCTTCACTCCACTGG GAGACCTGAAGGTTTTTCGGGATGATGTCGTGTTCTGGGTGACCTTCTCTTGTATAGCAATTTTCATTCCAGTGGTTTTCATGTGCTGCCTAAGAATA CTGAACATCCTGACTTGCGGATTCACCGGCGCCTATTCAGTGGTCTTGGCTGTTGACAGTTACGTATACACAGGCCTTTCTTACATCACTTTGAACGTACTCAAGAGAGCCCTCAACTCGGATTTCCGCAGAGCTTTCACGTATGAGCCTTTCCAAACTAATG ACTTTATTATCCTGGCTGTGTGGGGGATGCTGGCTGTAAGTGGAATTACATTACAGATTCGAAGAGAAAGAGGGCGACCGTCTTTCCCCCCCCACCCATACAAGTTATGGAAGCGAGAGAAGGAACGCAGAGTGACGAACATTCTGGATCCTAGCCACCACGTccctccattgagagagaggctCGGTGGCCGATTAGCCCAGATCAAAGAGCTCTTTCAGAAGGAACAGCCAACTGGAGAGAGAACTCCCCTGCTTCTCTAG
- the TM7SF3 gene encoding transmembrane 7 superfamily member 3 isoform X3, translating into MSTWFLETTNAEPVLNVAIMLSYSERDPIPGGCNLEFDLDIDPNIYLEYDFFETTIKFAPANLGYARGTDPPSCDLGTGQDSRWRLQYDVYQYFLPENDLAEEDFLNHLQRMTEVPQVKANAIKVVTLTANDKTSVSFSSLRGQDVIYNVIVWDPLLNTSAAYVPAHTYACSFDAVEDNCSSLGRVSTKVFFTLLALLGLFICFFGHRFWKTELFFIGFIFVGFFFYILIARLTALKYDVRLILTAIAGSVGGIVLVAAWWRFGVLTLCMLCVGLVLGFLVSAVTFFTPLGDLKVFRDDVVFWVTFSCIAIFIPVVFMCCLRILNILTCGFTGAYSVVLAVDSYVYTGLSYITLNVLKRALNSDFRRAFTYEPFQTNDFIILAVWGMLAVSGITLQIRRERGRPSFPPHPYKLWKREKERRVTNILDPSHHVPPLRERLGGRLAQIKELFQKEQPTGERTPLLL; encoded by the exons ATGAGCACTTGGTTCTTGGAGACTACGAATGCTGAGCCTGTCCTAAACGTGGCCATTATGCTCTCCTACTCAGAAAGAG ATCCTATCCCCGGAGGCTGTAATTTGGAGTTTGACTTAGATATTGATCCCAACATTTACTTGGAGTATGATTTCTTTGAAACAACCATCAAATTTGCCCCAGCGAACCTAGGCTATGCAAG AGGCACAGATCCTCCATCATGTGACCTTGGGACAGGACAAGATTCTAGGTGGAGGCTGCAGTATGATGTCTATCAGTATTTTCTTCCTGAGAATGACCTTGCTGAAGAGGACTTCCTAAATCATCTGCAGAGAATGACTGAGGTACCTCAGGTGAAGGCCAATGCTATCAAG GTGGTTACTCTAACAGCTAATGACAAGACAAGTgtttccttttcctccctccgTGGACAAGATGTCATTTATAATGTCATTGTTTGGGACCCACTTCTAAATACATCTGCTGCTTATGTTCCTGCTCACACATATGCTTGCAGCTTTGATGCAGTGGAGGATAATTGTTCTTCCCTTG GAAGAGTATCTACCAAAGTGTTCTTCACTCTGCTTGCCCTGCTTGGtctcttcatttgtttctttgggCACAGATTCTGGAAAACAG AATTATTCTTCATAGGCTTTATCTTCGTGGGATTCTTCTTTTATATACTGATTGCAAGACTGACAGCTCTTAAGTATGATG TCCGTCTGATTCTGACCGCCATTGCTGGAAGCGTCGGTGGGATCGTCCTGGTGGCTGCTTGGTGGCGATTTGGAGTCCTCACGCTCTGCATGCTGTGTGTGGGCCTGGTGCTGGGGTTCCTCGTCTCGGCTGTGACTTTCTTCACTCCACTGG GAGACCTGAAGGTTTTTCGGGATGATGTCGTGTTCTGGGTGACCTTCTCTTGTATAGCAATTTTCATTCCAGTGGTTTTCATGTGCTGCCTAAGAATA CTGAACATCCTGACTTGCGGATTCACCGGCGCCTATTCAGTGGTCTTGGCTGTTGACAGTTACGTATACACAGGCCTTTCTTACATCACTTTGAACGTACTCAAGAGAGCCCTCAACTCGGATTTCCGCAGAGCTTTCACGTATGAGCCTTTCCAAACTAATG ACTTTATTATCCTGGCTGTGTGGGGGATGCTGGCTGTAAGTGGAATTACATTACAGATTCGAAGAGAAAGAGGGCGACCGTCTTTCCCCCCCCACCCATACAAGTTATGGAAGCGAGAGAAGGAACGCAGAGTGACGAACATTCTGGATCCTAGCCACCACGTccctccattgagagagaggctCGGTGGCCGATTAGCCCAGATCAAAGAGCTCTTTCAGAAGGAACAGCCAACTGGAGAGAGAACTCCCCTGCTTCTCTAG
- the TM7SF3 gene encoding transmembrane 7 superfamily member 3 isoform X2 — translation MGLLWLPVLAVLASEVRVAGGAETFRNSTEGLLEFSLGKFRYFKLARAFPEEAILRHISSNVTFLIFQIHSQYQNTTVSFFKTPLLNASATGTDRGLVFILQPEQNMSTWFLETTNAEPVLNVAIMLSYSERDPIPGGCNLEFDLDIDPNIYLEYDFFETTIKFAPANLGYARGTDPPSCDLGTGQDSRWRLQYDVYQYFLPENDLAEEDFLNHLQRMTEVPQVKANAIKVVTLTANDKTSVSFSSLRGQDVIYNVIVWDPLLNTSAAYVPAHTYACSFDAVEDNCSSLGRVSTKVFFTLLALLGLFICFFGHRFWKTELFFIGFIFVGFFFYILIARLTALKYDGDLKVFRDDVVFWVTFSCIAIFIPVVFMCCLRILNILTCGFTGAYSVVLAVDSYVYTGLSYITLNVLKRALNSDFRRAFTYEPFQTNDFIILAVWGMLAVSGITLQIRRERGRPSFPPHPYKLWKREKERRVTNILDPSHHVPPLRERLGGRLAQIKELFQKEQPTGERTPLLL, via the exons GTCTTCTTgaattttctttggggaaatttaGATACTTCAAGCTCGCCCGGGCCTTTCCAGAGGAAGCTATTTTGCGTCATATTTCCAGCAATGTgacttttcttattttccaaatacACTCACAGTATCAGAATAcaacagtttctttttttaag ACCCCCCTTCTCAATGCCTCAGCGACGGGCACCGACAGAGGCCTGGTTTTCATTCTTCAGCCAGAGCAGAACATGAGCACTTGGTTCTTGGAGACTACGAATGCTGAGCCTGTCCTAAACGTGGCCATTATGCTCTCCTACTCAGAAAGAG ATCCTATCCCCGGAGGCTGTAATTTGGAGTTTGACTTAGATATTGATCCCAACATTTACTTGGAGTATGATTTCTTTGAAACAACCATCAAATTTGCCCCAGCGAACCTAGGCTATGCAAG AGGCACAGATCCTCCATCATGTGACCTTGGGACAGGACAAGATTCTAGGTGGAGGCTGCAGTATGATGTCTATCAGTATTTTCTTCCTGAGAATGACCTTGCTGAAGAGGACTTCCTAAATCATCTGCAGAGAATGACTGAGGTACCTCAGGTGAAGGCCAATGCTATCAAG GTGGTTACTCTAACAGCTAATGACAAGACAAGTgtttccttttcctccctccgTGGACAAGATGTCATTTATAATGTCATTGTTTGGGACCCACTTCTAAATACATCTGCTGCTTATGTTCCTGCTCACACATATGCTTGCAGCTTTGATGCAGTGGAGGATAATTGTTCTTCCCTTG GAAGAGTATCTACCAAAGTGTTCTTCACTCTGCTTGCCCTGCTTGGtctcttcatttgtttctttgggCACAGATTCTGGAAAACAG AATTATTCTTCATAGGCTTTATCTTCGTGGGATTCTTCTTTTATATACTGATTGCAAGACTGACAGCTCTTAAGTATGATG GAGACCTGAAGGTTTTTCGGGATGATGTCGTGTTCTGGGTGACCTTCTCTTGTATAGCAATTTTCATTCCAGTGGTTTTCATGTGCTGCCTAAGAATA CTGAACATCCTGACTTGCGGATTCACCGGCGCCTATTCAGTGGTCTTGGCTGTTGACAGTTACGTATACACAGGCCTTTCTTACATCACTTTGAACGTACTCAAGAGAGCCCTCAACTCGGATTTCCGCAGAGCTTTCACGTATGAGCCTTTCCAAACTAATG ACTTTATTATCCTGGCTGTGTGGGGGATGCTGGCTGTAAGTGGAATTACATTACAGATTCGAAGAGAAAGAGGGCGACCGTCTTTCCCCCCCCACCCATACAAGTTATGGAAGCGAGAGAAGGAACGCAGAGTGACGAACATTCTGGATCCTAGCCACCACGTccctccattgagagagaggctCGGTGGCCGATTAGCCCAGATCAAAGAGCTCTTTCAGAAGGAACAGCCAACTGGAGAGAGAACTCCCCTGCTTCTCTAG